One region of Scomber scombrus chromosome 10, fScoSco1.1, whole genome shotgun sequence genomic DNA includes:
- the si:ch211-112c15.8 gene encoding tumor necrosis factor receptor superfamily member 1A, with protein MDFVLVGTLLLAFLCIGQSYTEGTEQTSSDQQCHDKCQPGYHSEVSDVKIHPCTSTSDVLCDCKDRYYNERRNDTKIGFHPDVVKNCLPCPCIGKGKKTDSSCGDFEKCKKNPECKRKCISATTRPIPTTTTSPNKPSNPAVYELKDDSASYLILMNFGLSMVIVAVLFWIMFSIIFMRNWLRGSDSCPCWCPNKDMTPPAEDPEFNEQQSHQGCSSTTMTFNSEETPMMTFSQSPEHPAHISPSVADTEHKATRQKEQSEHWPAIVLYAIIKEVPLRRWKEFLRLLSLADQQLERVELEAGMGLGFTERQYQMLRLWSQRSSASLSDIFSALHYMDLSGCAQLLQESLEKLQWQPEPMQSLTACTNHGFSGAMQDT; from the exons ATGGACTTTGTCCTG GTTGGCACACTGCTACTTGCCTTCCTTTGCATTGGACAGAGTTACACTGAGGGGACAGAACAGACCAGTTCTGATCAACAATGTCATGATAAGTGCCAACCTG GATATCATAGCGAAG TTAGCGATGTGAAAATACATCCCTGCACCTCTACCAGTGATGTGTTGTGTGACTGTAAAGATAGATATTACAATGAGAGGAGGAATGACACGAAAATTGGGTTCCACCCTGATGTTGTGAAGAACTGCCTGCCATGCCCCTGTATTGGGAAAG gtAAAAAGACAGATTCCAGCTGTGG GGATTTTGAGAAGTGTAAGAAAAACCCAGAATGCAAGAGGAAATGTATATCAGCAACAACTAGACCCATACCTACAACTACGACATCGCCAAACAAACCATCGAATCCTGCGGTTTATGAACTTAAAGATGACT CAGCAAGCTATTTGATCTTGATGAATTTCGGATTGTCCATGGTGATAGTTGCGGTGCTCTTTTGGATCATGTTCTCCATCATCTTCATGAGGAACTGGCTCAGAGGCTCAGATAGTTGTCCTTGCTGGTGCCCAAATAAAGACATGACGCCGCCTGCAGAGGACCCCGAATTCAATG AACAACAGAGTCATCAAGGCTGTAGCTCGACCACAATG acatttaacagTGAGGAAACTCCCATGATGACTTTCAGTCAGAGTCCAGAACATCCAGCCCACATCAGTCCTTCAGTGGCAGACACTGAACACAAAG CTACCAGACAAAAGGAGCAATCAGAGCACTGGCCGGCCATCGTCCTCTATGCAATTATTAAGGAGGTTCCCCTGCGTAGGTGGAAGGAGTTCCTGCGGCTGCTCTCGTTGGCAGACCAGCAGCTGGAGCGGGTGGAGTTGGAGGCTGGCATGGGCCTTGGTTTTACCGAGAGGCAGTACCAGATGCTGAGACTGTGGAGCCAGCGTTCCTCTGCGAGCCTGAGCGATATCTTCTCTGCCTTACACTACATGGATTTATCTGGTTGTGcccagctgctgcaggaaaGCCTGGAGAAGCTGCAGTGGCAGCCTGAACCGATGCAAAGTTTGACTGCATGCACAAACCATGGTTTCAGTGGGGCAATGCAGGACACCTGA
- the LOC133988199 gene encoding zinc finger protein 362-like isoform X2, with translation MAEPRFNNPYFWPPPPSMPGQIKEQLMAEKIRPLHLPPTSAQSQQSLLVPTSSPDGGTQHGMSVQKPQQVPGHHQQPQGSGQPDIALHARSASSSDGNMDDKSAVKAKGLWEDWHMRQLGEQAGRINHRSGLAPSSRPDSHNTSEALTPTTPTSSSQIRLGGAPSVNIISGLASGPGMDHMKAGGLAGLLGPPPKAPRGRKKIKAENPSGPLLVVPYPILADQGCVTIAPKEGKTYRCKVCPLTFLTKSEMQIHSKSHTEAKPHKCPHCSKTFANASYLSQHLRIHLGIKPYHCSYCENSFRQLSHLQQHTRIHTGDRPYKCAHPGCEKAFTQLSNLQSHQRQHNKDKPYKCPNCYRAYSDSASLQIHLSAHAIKNAKAYCCSMCGRAYTSETYLMKHMSKHTVVEHLVSHQSPQRTESPNIPIRISLI, from the exons atGGCAGAGCCCCGATTTAACAACCCGTATTTCTGGCCGCCCCCTCCATCCATGCCAGGCCAG ATCAAGGAGCAGCTGATGGCCGAGAAGATACGACCCCTGCACCTGCCGCCTACCTCCGCCCAGTCCCAGCAGTCTTTGCTGGTGCCCACCTCATCCCCGGATGGTGGCACACAGCACGGCATGTCAGTGCAAAAGCCTCAGCAGGTGCCGGGCCACCACCAACAGCCACAGGGCTCTGGACAGCCAGACATCGCTTTGCACGCCCGCTCCGCCTCCAGCTCTG ATGGAAATATGGACGATAAGTCAGCTGTGAAGGCCAAAGGATTGTGGGAAGACTGGCATATGAGACAGCTTGGTGAGCAAGCTGGTCGGATCAACCATCGCTCAG GTCTCGCTCCTTCATCCCGACCTGACAGCCACAACACCTCAGAGGCTCTGACCCCCACAACTCCAACCTCCAGCAGCCAGATCCGCCTGGGTGGAGCCCCCTCTGTGAACATCATCTCTGGGCTGGCTAGTGGTCCTGGGATGGACCACATGAAGGCTGGAGGCCTGGCGGGACTGTTGGGCCCCCCACCCAAGGCACCAAGGGGACGGAAGAAGATCAAAGCTGAAAACCCATCCGGTCCTCTGCTAGTGGTGCCCTACCCGATCCTAGCCGACCAAGGCTGTGTCACTATTGCACCCAAGGAGGGCAAAACCTACAG ATGCAAAGTGTGCCCGCTCACCTTCTTAACCAAGTCAGAGATGCAGATCCACTCCAAGTCCCACACAGAGGCCAAACCACACAAGTGTCCCCACTGCTCCAAGACGTTCGCCAATGCCTCCTACCTGTCCCAGCACCTGCGCATCCACCTGGGGATCAAACCCTACCACTGCTCCTACTGCGAGAACTCGTTCCGTCAGCTGTCACACCTGCAGCAGCACACCAG AATCCATACTGGCGATAGGCCTTATAAATGTGCTCATCCCGGATGTGAAAAGGCTTTTACCCAGCTGTCTAACCTCCAG TCTCACCAGAGGCAGCACAATAAAGACAAGCCGTATAAATGTCCTAACTGCTACCGTGCCTATTCAGACTCAGCATCGTTGCAGATCCACTTATCAGCACACGCCATCAAAAACGCGAAGGCCTACTGCTGTAGCATGTGTGGCCGGGCATACACCTCA GAGACCTACCTTATGAAGCACATGTCCAAACACACAGTGGTGGAGCACCTAGTGAGCCACCAGTCGCCCCAGAGGACCGAGTCCCCCAACATCCCCATACGCATCTCCCTTATCTGA
- the LOC133988199 gene encoding zinc finger protein 362-like isoform X1, with protein MAEPRFNNPYFWPPPPSMPGQLDNLVLINKIKEQLMAEKIRPLHLPPTSAQSQQSLLVPTSSPDGGTQHGMSVQKPQQVPGHHQQPQGSGQPDIALHARSASSSDGNMDDKSAVKAKGLWEDWHMRQLGEQAGRINHRSGLAPSSRPDSHNTSEALTPTTPTSSSQIRLGGAPSVNIISGLASGPGMDHMKAGGLAGLLGPPPKAPRGRKKIKAENPSGPLLVVPYPILADQGCVTIAPKEGKTYRCKVCPLTFLTKSEMQIHSKSHTEAKPHKCPHCSKTFANASYLSQHLRIHLGIKPYHCSYCENSFRQLSHLQQHTRIHTGDRPYKCAHPGCEKAFTQLSNLQSHQRQHNKDKPYKCPNCYRAYSDSASLQIHLSAHAIKNAKAYCCSMCGRAYTSETYLMKHMSKHTVVEHLVSHQSPQRTESPNIPIRISLI; from the exons atGGCAGAGCCCCGATTTAACAACCCGTATTTCTGGCCGCCCCCTCCATCCATGCCAGGCCAG CTGGATAACCTGGTGCTCATTAACAAGATCAAGGAGCAGCTGATGGCCGAGAAGATACGACCCCTGCACCTGCCGCCTACCTCCGCCCAGTCCCAGCAGTCTTTGCTGGTGCCCACCTCATCCCCGGATGGTGGCACACAGCACGGCATGTCAGTGCAAAAGCCTCAGCAGGTGCCGGGCCACCACCAACAGCCACAGGGCTCTGGACAGCCAGACATCGCTTTGCACGCCCGCTCCGCCTCCAGCTCTG ATGGAAATATGGACGATAAGTCAGCTGTGAAGGCCAAAGGATTGTGGGAAGACTGGCATATGAGACAGCTTGGTGAGCAAGCTGGTCGGATCAACCATCGCTCAG GTCTCGCTCCTTCATCCCGACCTGACAGCCACAACACCTCAGAGGCTCTGACCCCCACAACTCCAACCTCCAGCAGCCAGATCCGCCTGGGTGGAGCCCCCTCTGTGAACATCATCTCTGGGCTGGCTAGTGGTCCTGGGATGGACCACATGAAGGCTGGAGGCCTGGCGGGACTGTTGGGCCCCCCACCCAAGGCACCAAGGGGACGGAAGAAGATCAAAGCTGAAAACCCATCCGGTCCTCTGCTAGTGGTGCCCTACCCGATCCTAGCCGACCAAGGCTGTGTCACTATTGCACCCAAGGAGGGCAAAACCTACAG ATGCAAAGTGTGCCCGCTCACCTTCTTAACCAAGTCAGAGATGCAGATCCACTCCAAGTCCCACACAGAGGCCAAACCACACAAGTGTCCCCACTGCTCCAAGACGTTCGCCAATGCCTCCTACCTGTCCCAGCACCTGCGCATCCACCTGGGGATCAAACCCTACCACTGCTCCTACTGCGAGAACTCGTTCCGTCAGCTGTCACACCTGCAGCAGCACACCAG AATCCATACTGGCGATAGGCCTTATAAATGTGCTCATCCCGGATGTGAAAAGGCTTTTACCCAGCTGTCTAACCTCCAG TCTCACCAGAGGCAGCACAATAAAGACAAGCCGTATAAATGTCCTAACTGCTACCGTGCCTATTCAGACTCAGCATCGTTGCAGATCCACTTATCAGCACACGCCATCAAAAACGCGAAGGCCTACTGCTGTAGCATGTGTGGCCGGGCATACACCTCA GAGACCTACCTTATGAAGCACATGTCCAAACACACAGTGGTGGAGCACCTAGTGAGCCACCAGTCGCCCCAGAGGACCGAGTCCCCCAACATCCCCATACGCATCTCCCTTATCTGA